Proteins encoded together in one Kwoniella shandongensis chromosome 3, complete sequence window:
- a CDS encoding Ras-like protein: MSKAQFLREYKLVVVGGGGVGKSALTIQFIQSHFVDEYDPTIEDSYRKQCIIDEEVALLDVLDTAGQEEYGAMREQYMRTGEGFLLVYSITSRSSFEEVSTFHQQILRVKDKDYFPVVVVANKCDLEYERQVQPHEGRDLAKRFNAQCIETSAKQRVNVDEAFIAVVRAIRRYQKESGPPQAVGTPGKSATGGVGGRANDSADHVDKGCCGGGCVIL; encoded by the exons ATGTCCAAG GCCCAGTTCTTACGCGAGTACAAGCTCGTAgttgtcggtggtggtg GTGTCGGTAAATCCGCTTTGACAATCCAGTTCATTCAATCACAT TTCGTTGACGA ATACGACCCTACGATTG AGGACTCTTATCGAAAACAGTGCAtcatcgacgaggaggtcgCTTTGCTCGATGTGCTCGATACAGCTGGTCAAGAGGAGTACGGTGCGATGCGAGAGCAGTACATGAGGACTG GCGAGGGTTTCTTACTTGTCTACTCTATTACTTCTCGGAGTTCGTTCGAGGAGGTGTCTACCTTCCACCAACAGATTCTGCGG GTGAAGGACAAAGACTACTTCCCCGTCGTTGTCGTGGCGAACAAGTGCGACTTGGAGTACGAGAGACAGGTTCAGCCTCATG AGGGACGAGATCTCGCCAAGCGATTCAACGCGCAGTGCATCGAGACTTCAGCGAAGCAAAGAGTGAATGTGGACGAGGCGTTCATTGCGGTCGTCCGAGCCATCCGGAGGTACCAGAAG GAGTCTGGACCCCCTCAGGCCGTGGGCACCCCTGGCAAGTCAGCGACCGGAGGAGTCGGTGGAAGAGCGAACGACAGCGCGGACCACGTCGACAAAGGATGCTGCGGAGGCGGTTGTGTCATCCTCTAA
- a CDS encoding mitotic-spindle organizing protein 1 has product MSSAQDEARLQNARETIDSLNDLSQLLQTGLDKNTLSICVGMIEQGANPDTLAAVIKELRRESDALKAQSS; this is encoded by the exons atgtcatcagcACAAGATGAGGCGAGATTACAGAACGCTCGTGAGACGATAGACT CTCTCAACGACCTTTCCCAATTGCTACAGACAG GCCTTGACAAGAACACACTATCAATATGCGTAGGAATGATAGAACAAGGTGCCAATCCCGATACACTTGCT GCTGTGATCAAAGAACTTCGACGTGAGAGCGATGCTCTCAAGGCGCAGAGCTCATGA